A stretch of Desulfotalea psychrophila LSv54 DNA encodes these proteins:
- the uvrC gene encoding excinuclease ABC subunit UvrC: MFPEKILQSTPHKPGVYLMLDAKARVIYVGKAKDLVKRLTSYTRHSSSEHNKTTVMLKKVEQVKTIITTTEKEALILEASLIKKHKPRYNIILRDDKNYPYIAVTVGEEWPRVMMVRRKRRDNSRYFGPYSSATAMWATLKLIASLFPLRNCRGEKLRPRTRPCLNRQIGKCLAPCTGNVSRKIYMENVDKILLLLQGKSRDLLAELKRQMLQASERLNFEQAGQFRDQIRALKTTLEKQLVAAGHGKNQDVFGYVRSGTTVAVNILFVRDGLVSGSRSFFIEDYFGLDSQVLSQTISQYYDRETPPPKEILLPFSPENFELLSEYLADFTTHILQIKIPQRGDSTILVEMANTNARQLFAEKEKKERSWQSLGKSIKEKLQLSRTPETIECLDISNISGQHAIGSLVCFSGGEANKSRFRHYKIRTIEGPDDYGMMREVMERRFKRGIKEGNLPNLFVVDGGKGQLGMAMAVARELGITNELDWIGIAKERHEEGEKLYKPGRKNPILLPAHSPVLLYLMRIRDESHRYGITFHRKLRNRATLSSELDEIEGIGDNRKKLLLKKIGSLKKIKEASLQKLQEVEGIGPLLAKKIYTSLQRDKNKS, encoded by the coding sequence ATGTTCCCCGAAAAAATATTGCAGTCAACCCCACACAAGCCAGGCGTCTACCTGATGCTTGATGCCAAAGCCAGGGTGATATATGTGGGCAAGGCAAAGGATCTGGTCAAGCGACTCACCTCCTATACGCGCCATAGCAGCTCGGAACATAACAAGACCACCGTTATGCTGAAGAAGGTGGAGCAGGTGAAGACCATCATCACCACCACCGAAAAAGAGGCCCTGATCCTTGAGGCATCGCTGATAAAAAAGCATAAACCCCGCTACAACATCATCCTCCGCGACGACAAAAACTATCCATATATTGCCGTAACAGTGGGTGAAGAATGGCCACGGGTAATGATGGTAAGACGTAAACGCAGAGACAACTCCCGCTACTTTGGCCCCTACTCCTCGGCAACGGCCATGTGGGCGACTCTCAAGCTAATTGCCTCCCTCTTCCCCCTACGCAACTGTCGGGGAGAAAAATTACGACCAAGAACGCGTCCATGCCTGAACCGGCAGATAGGTAAATGCCTTGCCCCCTGTACCGGCAATGTCAGTCGAAAAATATATATGGAGAATGTGGACAAAATCCTCCTCCTCCTTCAGGGCAAGAGCCGCGATCTGCTGGCAGAGCTGAAAAGGCAGATGCTCCAGGCCTCGGAAAGGCTCAACTTTGAACAGGCAGGACAGTTCCGAGATCAAATCAGGGCCCTGAAAACCACCCTGGAAAAACAACTCGTGGCCGCAGGCCATGGCAAAAATCAAGATGTCTTTGGCTATGTCCGTTCCGGGACAACGGTTGCCGTCAATATACTCTTTGTCCGTGATGGCCTAGTCAGCGGCTCCCGCTCCTTTTTCATCGAAGACTATTTCGGCCTCGACAGCCAAGTGCTGAGCCAAACCATCAGTCAATACTATGACCGTGAAACGCCCCCACCAAAGGAAATACTGCTCCCGTTTTCTCCAGAAAACTTTGAACTGCTCAGCGAATACCTAGCCGATTTCACAACACATATCCTACAGATAAAAATCCCCCAGCGGGGAGATAGTACCATCCTGGTGGAGATGGCAAACACCAACGCCCGACAGCTCTTTGCAGAGAAGGAGAAAAAGGAGAGGTCTTGGCAGAGTCTTGGCAAAAGTATAAAGGAGAAGTTACAGCTTAGCCGGACACCGGAAACCATTGAGTGCCTCGACATCTCCAATATCAGCGGGCAGCACGCCATCGGCTCTCTGGTCTGTTTTTCCGGGGGAGAGGCAAACAAAAGCCGTTTTCGTCACTACAAGATCCGAACCATAGAGGGGCCAGATGACTATGGGATGATGCGCGAGGTGATGGAGCGGAGATTTAAACGTGGTATAAAAGAGGGCAACCTACCCAATCTCTTTGTGGTTGATGGTGGGAAGGGCCAACTGGGAATGGCCATGGCCGTGGCGAGAGAACTTGGCATCACCAACGAACTTGATTGGATTGGTATTGCCAAAGAGCGCCATGAAGAGGGTGAGAAGCTCTATAAGCCAGGCAGAAAAAACCCCATCCTCCTGCCGGCGCATAGCCCCGTCCTCCTCTATCTTATGCGTATTCGGGACGAATCACATCGCTACGGAATCACCTTTCACCGCAAACTCCGCAACAGGGCAACGCTCTCTTCAG
- a CDS encoding aldehyde ferredoxin oxidoreductase family protein: MADKIFRVNMADLSTKIEDVPEAWMGHGGRGLTSTIVAAEVVPTCHPLGEDNKIVIAPGLLSGTTASNSGRISVGAKSPLTGTIKESNSGGTAAQFLARCGCKAIIIEGLPKGDAWYNLAVSPEGITIAEESEVLGMGNMAAIKIIKARTDDKIALMLTGPAGEMKMSAANISITDPSNDIRSCGRGGLGAVMGSKKIKFITIKPGKNKVEIANPEAFNAANRVFTKALSSHPVSQALGQYGTNVLVNLINESGGMPTKNFTAGQYADHEAISGETMHDTIVERGGKPKHNCHPGCVINCSQLYNDAEGNKLTTGFEYETIWALGADCSINNLDVIAKADQIMDDIGVDSIEVPVAIAVAMEAGVLEFGDAAEVLRILTEEVAKGTPLGRIIGNGAGSVGKAYGVTRVPVVKNQAIPAYDPRAIKGIGITYATSTQGADHTMGYTIATNILGVGGSCDPLSKEGQIELSRNLQTATAAIDSTGMCLFIAFAALDDATCLPALIDLLNARFGISLDGNDVVNLGQHILKTERAFNQAAGFTNKDDRLPEFFYKEALPPHNVVFDFTGEEIDSFWDF; encoded by the coding sequence ATGGCAGACAAAATTTTTCGCGTCAATATGGCCGATCTCAGCACCAAGATTGAAGATGTTCCCGAGGCCTGGATGGGACATGGTGGTCGTGGCCTTACTTCAACAATTGTGGCAGCCGAGGTAGTACCAACCTGTCACCCTCTGGGAGAGGACAATAAGATCGTTATTGCTCCGGGTCTTCTTTCCGGTACCACCGCCTCTAACTCAGGACGTATCTCCGTTGGCGCCAAAAGTCCCCTGACTGGCACCATCAAAGAGTCCAATTCGGGTGGAACCGCTGCTCAGTTCCTGGCTCGTTGTGGTTGTAAGGCGATCATCATCGAAGGCCTGCCAAAGGGCGACGCCTGGTATAATCTTGCCGTAAGCCCTGAGGGTATTACCATCGCTGAAGAGAGCGAAGTTCTCGGCATGGGCAATATGGCAGCAATCAAAATCATCAAGGCACGTACCGATGATAAAATTGCTCTGATGCTCACCGGTCCTGCAGGCGAGATGAAGATGTCCGCTGCCAATATTTCAATAACCGATCCCAGCAATGACATTCGCTCCTGTGGCCGTGGTGGCCTGGGTGCCGTTATGGGCTCCAAAAAAATCAAGTTTATCACCATTAAGCCAGGTAAGAACAAGGTAGAAATCGCCAATCCTGAGGCATTTAATGCGGCAAACAGAGTTTTCACCAAGGCCCTCTCCAGCCACCCTGTAAGCCAGGCCCTTGGCCAATACGGTACCAACGTACTGGTGAACCTGATCAACGAATCCGGCGGTATGCCCACCAAGAACTTCACCGCGGGCCAGTACGCAGATCACGAGGCAATTTCCGGTGAGACCATGCACGACACCATCGTTGAACGTGGTGGTAAGCCAAAACATAACTGTCATCCAGGTTGTGTTATTAACTGTTCTCAGCTCTACAACGATGCCGAGGGTAATAAACTTACCACCGGTTTTGAGTATGAAACCATCTGGGCCCTGGGCGCAGACTGTTCCATCAACAACCTTGATGTTATCGCCAAGGCTGATCAAATCATGGATGATATCGGGGTGGACAGTATCGAGGTACCGGTAGCTATCGCCGTTGCCATGGAAGCTGGTGTCCTTGAATTTGGTGATGCGGCTGAAGTTTTACGCATCCTCACCGAAGAAGTTGCTAAGGGAACTCCTCTTGGCCGCATCATCGGTAATGGTGCCGGTTCTGTAGGTAAGGCCTATGGTGTTACCCGTGTGCCTGTTGTGAAAAACCAGGCCATTCCTGCCTACGATCCCCGTGCCATTAAGGGTATTGGTATCACCTATGCGACCTCTACCCAGGGCGCAGATCACACCATGGGCTACACCATCGCCACCAATATCCTCGGGGTAGGTGGCTCATGTGATCCTCTCTCCAAAGAGGGTCAAATTGAACTCTCTCGCAACCTGCAGACGGCAACGGCCGCCATCGATTCCACCGGAATGTGTCTCTTTATCGCCTTTGCAGCCCTTGACGATGCAACCTGCCTTCCTGCCCTGATCGATCTCCTCAATGCCCGTTTTGGTATTTCTCTGGACGGCAATGATGTGGTTAACCTGGGACAGCATATCCTCAAAACCGAGAGGGCCTTCAACCAGGCCGCAGGTTTTACCAACAAGGACGACAGGCTTCCTGAGTTCTTTTACAAGGAGGCCCTGCCACCTCACAATGTAGTCTTTGATTTCACCGGTGAAGAGATTGACTCTTTCTGGGACTTCTAG
- the gpmI gene encoding 2,3-bisphosphoglycerate-independent phosphoglycerate mutase, which produces MTVTQLSPLENYKVISGPIVMVVMDGLGLGEDGEQNGVYAAHTPTLDGLFQEKLFTSLKAHGTAVGLPSDADMGNSEVGHNALGAGRIFVQGAKLIDEALSRGDVFSGAAWQKIVECGESAGTVHFIGLVSDGNVHSNISQLFQLLDACAEAGIERVRVHALLDGRDVAQKSALDYIRPLEERLRALSVSGRDYRIASGGGRMVTTMDRYKADWSVVERGWRAHVLGEGRFFSSASEAVETFYREDSTMTDQYMAAFVVVEGETPVGTIEDGDAVVCFNFRGDRAIEISRAFDEEVFQEFDRVRRPDVFYAGIMEYDGDAHIPRNYLVEPPLIDATLGDYLCASGVTSYAISETQKFGHMTYFWNGNKSGYIDEGLELYEEVLSDRVTFDQRPWMKAAEITDKVIEQIEAGERKFIRLNYPNADMVGHTGVPLAVEIAVEAVDLCLARLLPAVEKAGGIVVISADHGNADCMWTEKGGKRLPMVAHTLNPVPCIIKDFSGQNDFVLTDLAERGLANVAATLCLLLGFNPPTDYEPSLLKLK; this is translated from the coding sequence ATGACAGTAACACAGTTGAGCCCTCTTGAAAATTATAAAGTAATTTCAGGTCCTATCGTCATGGTTGTTATGGACGGTTTGGGGCTTGGTGAAGATGGAGAGCAGAATGGTGTTTATGCGGCTCATACCCCGACACTTGATGGCCTCTTTCAGGAAAAACTCTTCACCAGCCTGAAGGCCCATGGTACAGCGGTTGGTCTGCCTAGCGATGCAGATATGGGGAACTCAGAGGTAGGTCACAATGCCCTGGGGGCTGGCAGGATTTTTGTCCAGGGGGCAAAGCTTATTGATGAGGCCTTGAGCAGGGGGGATGTCTTTAGCGGTGCAGCTTGGCAAAAAATCGTTGAATGTGGTGAGTCGGCTGGCACCGTTCATTTTATCGGTCTTGTCTCCGATGGCAATGTGCATAGCAATATAAGCCAACTCTTTCAACTACTGGATGCCTGTGCAGAGGCGGGAATAGAGCGGGTTCGGGTTCATGCCCTCCTTGATGGTCGTGATGTCGCCCAAAAAAGCGCCCTGGACTATATTCGTCCACTTGAAGAAAGACTACGGGCGCTCTCCGTTTCGGGGAGGGATTACCGTATTGCCTCGGGCGGCGGTCGAATGGTGACCACCATGGATAGGTATAAGGCAGATTGGTCCGTGGTCGAGCGTGGCTGGCGTGCCCACGTGCTTGGCGAGGGGCGTTTTTTCTCGTCGGCCTCGGAGGCGGTAGAGACATTTTATAGAGAAGATTCTACCATGACTGATCAGTATATGGCAGCCTTTGTTGTGGTAGAAGGGGAGACCCCTGTAGGTACCATTGAAGATGGTGATGCTGTTGTCTGCTTTAATTTTCGGGGTGATCGGGCCATTGAGATTTCTCGGGCCTTTGATGAAGAGGTCTTTCAGGAGTTTGATCGTGTCCGCAGGCCGGATGTCTTCTACGCGGGAATAATGGAGTACGATGGTGATGCCCATATCCCTCGCAATTATTTGGTGGAGCCCCCCCTGATAGATGCCACTCTGGGTGATTATCTCTGTGCTTCAGGGGTGACCTCCTATGCTATCTCTGAGACCCAGAAGTTCGGCCATATGACCTATTTTTGGAATGGTAATAAATCCGGTTATATTGATGAGGGGCTGGAGCTTTATGAAGAGGTTCTCTCCGATAGGGTGACCTTTGATCAACGTCCTTGGATGAAGGCTGCCGAGATAACAGATAAGGTCATTGAACAGATAGAGGCAGGCGAACGGAAATTTATTCGCCTCAATTATCCTAATGCCGACATGGTGGGTCACACCGGTGTTCCCCTGGCCGTGGAAATTGCTGTTGAGGCGGTGGATCTCTGTCTTGCCCGTCTGTTACCGGCGGTGGAAAAAGCAGGTGGTATTGTCGTGATCAGCGCCGATCATGGAAATGCCGATTGCATGTGGACGGAAAAGGGTGGAAAACGATTGCCCATGGTGGCCCATACCCTTAATCCCGTACCCTGCATTATTAAGGATTTCAGTGGCCAAAACGATTTTGTCCTGACCGATCTGGCAGAGCGAGGCCTTGCCAATGTGGCGGCCACCCTCTGTCTGCTTCTGGGCTTTAATCCACCTACAGACTATGAACCGAGTCTGCTCAAGCTTAAGTAG
- a CDS encoding molybdopterin molybdotransferase MoeA has protein sequence MIAETKDMLGRNRLTAVDQALQIFLQQLPTGVIDTETITLEEALDRVVAGDIIARENLPAMSRSCMDGYALSARDSYGASESMPAYLEIQGEVLMGEVPNGRVKQGCCYKIPTGGILPTGSNSVVMFEHTIPVDETLVEIVKGVGEGGNISRPGEDIAAGACAITAGTRLRPQDLGLLAGLGFAEVEVYRRPRIAILSTGDEIISHEQPLLPGKIRNINSIALAAQVRRLHATVQHYGIIPDNYDLFLATMREAVQENDIVLFSGGSSVGVRDLGEKIIETLGPPGILIHGTALKPGKPIILGMSETTAVVGLPGHPVSAMTCFDLFIAPAIKQLAGQRRQRGQQEASVPAILTRNINSAPGRRDVVRVQLEQKGDEVYASPVLGKSGSISVLARADGYFFIDEASQGHSEGDRIKAFLYL, from the coding sequence ATGATAGCTGAAACAAAGGACATGCTTGGCCGCAACAGGCTGACAGCTGTGGATCAGGCCCTACAAATATTTTTACAGCAACTTCCAACAGGAGTAATCGACACCGAAACTATTACCCTTGAGGAGGCCCTTGACCGGGTAGTTGCCGGGGATATTATCGCCCGGGAAAACCTGCCTGCCATGTCCCGCTCCTGTATGGATGGTTATGCCCTCTCGGCCAGGGACAGCTACGGTGCCAGCGAATCAATGCCAGCCTATCTTGAAATTCAGGGCGAGGTCCTGATGGGAGAGGTGCCAAATGGCAGGGTTAAACAGGGCTGTTGCTATAAAATTCCGACGGGAGGCATTCTGCCTACGGGTAGCAACAGCGTGGTTATGTTCGAACACACCATCCCCGTCGACGAGACCTTGGTTGAAATTGTCAAGGGCGTAGGCGAAGGTGGCAACATTTCCCGCCCCGGTGAAGACATCGCTGCAGGAGCATGCGCCATAACAGCCGGCACCCGCCTCCGCCCCCAAGATCTTGGCCTGCTGGCAGGACTCGGTTTTGCCGAGGTGGAGGTCTATCGCCGACCACGCATAGCCATTCTCTCCACAGGAGACGAAATTATCAGCCATGAGCAACCCCTGCTCCCCGGCAAGATACGCAATATAAACTCCATTGCTCTGGCCGCGCAGGTACGCCGTCTCCATGCCACGGTTCAGCACTACGGGATTATTCCTGATAACTACGACCTCTTCCTCGCTACCATGAGAGAGGCTGTGCAGGAAAATGATATTGTCCTCTTCTCCGGCGGCAGCTCCGTTGGAGTGCGCGATCTCGGTGAAAAAATCATAGAGACCCTGGGACCTCCGGGCATCCTTATCCATGGAACGGCCCTAAAACCGGGCAAGCCCATCATCCTCGGCATGAGCGAAACAACAGCAGTTGTTGGTCTCCCCGGACATCCTGTCTCCGCCATGACCTGTTTTGATCTCTTTATTGCCCCAGCCATAAAGCAGCTCGCAGGCCAGCGCCGACAGAGAGGGCAGCAAGAGGCATCGGTTCCAGCTATTCTAACCAGAAACATAAACTCTGCCCCAGGCCGCCGGGATGTTGTCCGGGTTCAACTGGAGCAGAAAGGGGATGAGGTCTACGCCTCACCCGTGCTGGGCAAGTCAGGTTCCATCTCTGTCCTGGCAAGGGCCGATGGATATTTTTTTATTGACGAGGCAAGCCAAGGTCATTCTGAAGGCGATAGAATTAAGGCATTTCTCTACCTCTAA
- a CDS encoding molybdopterin biosynthesis protein, translated as MATAKRKNVYLENKPLAEAKELWSRALTECGFSGRIHSEIIAVDDARGRISAGAVFARRSSPSYNAAAMDGIAVHFTDLSQASEAAPTTLSPEQFSPVNTGNAIKESYNAVVMIEDVHLRTDGQAEVTAPATPWQHIRTIGEDIVATELIIPEGQVIRPIDLGAMLAAGVTEIEVIRPPQIKIIPTGTELIQPHENPQAGQIIEFNTRILGGYLEEWGATVQRNLPVQDDPKKLREALLAAIAEHDMVIINAGASAGTKDFTSSVIAELGTLIVHGVAIKPGKPVMLGIIKGTPVVGLPGYPISALLTMRVFVREMVAAFLNQATPQPDYIYATMSRPVHSTMGVDQIVRITLGRVGDKLMATPSGKGAGAVMSFARADGLLSLPTGSEGVGAGEPVPIELLRPQTEVDSTLVCIGSHDNILDLMANQIHATGNTTRISSAHVGSMGGIMAIRRGESHFGGCHLLDEETGEYNIPFIKRFLRDIPLELINLCYRQQGLMVAKGNPYGITSFQDLVDKNLLFINRQNGAGTRLLTDKILREQNISPEDLSGYEREEYTHMSVAAAVANGSVQAGMGIRAAAEALELDFISVAEERYDLILPTAFANDPKIITLLEMIRGSEKFHHSILALGGYNLRDCGRVFYRQ; from the coding sequence ATGGCTACAGCAAAACGAAAAAACGTTTACCTCGAAAACAAGCCACTTGCAGAGGCAAAAGAACTCTGGAGCAGGGCACTCACAGAGTGTGGCTTCAGTGGCAGGATTCACAGTGAAATTATTGCAGTCGACGATGCCCGGGGCCGGATCAGCGCGGGAGCTGTTTTCGCCCGCAGATCATCGCCCTCCTATAACGCCGCAGCCATGGACGGTATTGCCGTTCATTTTACCGACCTCTCCCAAGCAAGCGAAGCCGCTCCGACCACTCTGAGCCCGGAACAGTTTTCCCCGGTAAATACAGGCAATGCCATCAAAGAGAGCTACAACGCCGTGGTCATGATCGAGGATGTTCACCTCCGGACTGATGGCCAGGCAGAGGTAACTGCCCCTGCCACCCCTTGGCAACATATCCGCACTATTGGCGAAGACATTGTGGCAACGGAGCTGATCATACCGGAAGGTCAAGTCATCCGCCCCATTGACCTGGGGGCAATGTTGGCGGCAGGCGTCACAGAGATCGAGGTAATCCGCCCACCGCAAATAAAGATCATCCCCACGGGGACAGAACTCATTCAGCCCCATGAGAATCCACAAGCAGGTCAGATAATAGAGTTTAACACAAGAATACTCGGCGGCTACCTAGAGGAGTGGGGGGCGACAGTTCAGCGCAACCTGCCCGTCCAAGACGATCCGAAAAAGCTGAGAGAGGCCCTATTGGCAGCTATTGCCGAACACGATATGGTCATCATCAACGCCGGAGCCTCGGCGGGGACCAAGGATTTCACCTCCTCGGTAATCGCAGAGTTGGGCACCTTAATTGTCCATGGAGTAGCCATAAAACCGGGTAAACCGGTTATGTTGGGCATCATCAAGGGAACACCGGTCGTTGGTCTCCCCGGCTACCCTATCTCGGCCCTGCTTACCATGCGGGTCTTTGTCAGAGAGATGGTCGCAGCCTTCCTCAACCAGGCGACACCACAGCCTGACTATATTTATGCCACCATGTCCCGCCCCGTCCACTCCACCATGGGCGTTGATCAAATTGTCCGCATTACCTTGGGACGAGTGGGCGATAAGCTCATGGCAACACCCTCGGGCAAGGGGGCAGGGGCAGTTATGTCCTTTGCCAGGGCCGATGGCCTCCTCTCCCTGCCAACCGGCAGTGAGGGCGTCGGGGCAGGCGAACCGGTTCCCATTGAACTTTTACGACCACAGACAGAGGTGGACTCAACCCTGGTCTGCATTGGCAGTCATGACAACATCCTTGACCTAATGGCCAACCAGATCCACGCCACTGGTAATACAACCCGGATATCCTCGGCCCACGTGGGTTCCATGGGCGGAATAATGGCCATTCGCAGAGGAGAGTCCCACTTTGGTGGTTGCCACCTGCTTGATGAAGAGACAGGAGAGTACAACATTCCCTTTATTAAAAGATTCCTAAGAGATATCCCTCTAGAACTGATCAACCTCTGCTACCGACAGCAAGGACTGATGGTGGCCAAGGGAAATCCATATGGCATTACCTCTTTTCAGGATCTGGTGGATAAAAACCTCCTCTTTATTAATCGCCAAAATGGGGCAGGCACCCGACTCCTTACCGACAAGATCCTCCGGGAACAAAACATTTCCCCAGAAGATCTGAGTGGCTACGAACGCGAGGAGTACACCCATATGAGTGTAGCTGCAGCCGTAGCCAACGGCAGTGTCCAGGCAGGCATGGGCATCCGGGCAGCAGCCGAAGCCTTAGAATTAGATTTTATCTCCGTTGCCGAGGAGAGGTACGACCTCATCCTGCCAACGGCCTTTGCAAACGATCCTAAGATAATAACTTTGCTAGAAATGATTCGTGGCAGCGAGAAGTTTCATCATAGCATACTAGCCCTTGGGGGCTACAACCTGCGTGACTGCGGGCGAGTTTTTTATCGCCAATAG
- a CDS encoding MoaD/ThiS family protein: MNITFTVKLFAYFRDNRFLKRECEYPEGISVGDIVAGLDIDFDEVGVLMINSRHCEFTSQPKAGDNLAIFPKVGGG; the protein is encoded by the coding sequence ATGAACATTACATTTACAGTAAAACTTTTTGCCTATTTTAGAGACAATCGCTTTTTAAAAAGAGAGTGTGAATATCCAGAAGGCATCTCTGTAGGTGATATTGTAGCAGGCCTTGATATCGACTTCGATGAGGTGGGTGTCCTTATGATAAATTCGCGTCACTGTGAATTTACAAGTCAACCTAAGGCGGGTGACAACCTAGCCATCTTCCCCAAGGTTGGTGGCGGTTGA